In the Topomyia yanbarensis strain Yona2022 chromosome 3, ASM3024719v1, whole genome shotgun sequence genome, one interval contains:
- the LOC131688418 gene encoding uncharacterized protein LOC131688418, which produces MDSICLQCSEPVTTLNQLKCQGFCDRIMHLSRSTLTRPKLDMINDSANIFWLCDSCVDLMKSSAVNAAFTALSEAFRLLTDTHKTALEALKAEMEKTRKSVESATTLPATPISWPVPNRAGAKRARETEDDKFPSKSDVPSLTCGKKKGDVAKVPTITVQPATSKCWIYLSRIATTVSEAEVGAMVKECLSTDDPVEVKKLVKKDANLSGLNFISFKIGVDPQLREMALNADTWPDGMYFREFIDFRQERNNDGKLGFRKTPRLG; this is translated from the coding sequence ATGGATTCGATCTGCCTGCAGTGCTCCGAGCCGGTAACCACTTTGAATCAGCTGAAATGCCAAGGATTTTGCGACAGAATCATGCATCTATCGCGTTCAACGCTCACTCGTCCAAAATTGGACATGATTAACGACTCAGCGAATATATTCTGGCTTTGCGACAGCTGtgtggatttgatgaaatcctccgcAGTGAATGCAGCTTTTACAGCATTGAGCGAAGCGTTCCGTTTGCTGACCGACACACATAAAACAGCGCTTGAAGCATTAAAGGCTGAAATGGAGAAAACCAGAAAATCAGTGGAATCCGCAACGACATTGCCTGCAACTCCCATATCATGGCCCGTTCCAAATAGAGCTGGAGCCAAACGTGCTCGCGAGACGGAGGATGATAAATTTCCTTCTAAATCCGATGTCCCTAGTCTAACGTGTGGCAAGAAAAAGGGTGATGTAGCAAAGGTACCCACAATCACTGTTCAACCCGCTACTAGTAAATGCTGGATTTACTTGTCACGAATTGCTACCACCGTTTCCGAAGCTGAGGTTGGTGCTATGGTTAAGGAGTGCCTCTCAACGGACGATCCGGTCGAAGTGAAGAAGTTAGTGAAAAAAGACGCAAATTTGAGCGGGCttaatttcatttctttcaaaattggtgttgacccTCAACTTCGTGAAATGGCTCTCAATGCCGATACCTGGCCGGATGGGATGTATTTCCGCGAGTTCATCGACTTTCGGCAAGAACGTAATAATGACGGGAAGCTTGGGTTTCGGAAAACACCTCGACTGGGATAA